TAATGACAATGGGAAAGAGGTCGAAGGAAGGTTCCAATTTGCTTGGATTGCTTTATTCCATCCCGGCTGTAAATGCGGCCGTTGTCTCTAAAACGCTGAGAATTTCCGTGCCAACGACGCACCAACTTATTCGCAGCTTTCAGGAAAAGGGGATTTTAAAAGAAATCACAGGTTTTAAGAGAAACCGCATGTTTTTATTCGACGAGTATTTGCGGATATTCACCGAGTGAAATATATAATTACCTGGTTTTTTCAGCTTTCATCCCCTCGTTCATGCTCCCGGTGCGGTATCCGGCGATGTCCAGCGCCACGTATTTAAATCCGATTTCCTTAAGCTTGCCGTAAATAAGGCGAGAGGCCGCAGGCTCAATCGCCTTTGCCATCTGGGCGGCGTCAAGCTCGATCCGGGCCACCTCGCCATGATGCCGCACACGCAGTTGGGCAAAACCAAGCTTTCGCAAAAACTCCTCCGCCCGGTCCACCATCGTCAGCTTTTCGTTTGTGATCTGCGTCCCGTATGGAAAGCGCGACGCAAGGCAGGCGAATGAAGGTTTGTCCCACGTCGGCAATCCCATTTCCTTTGATAATGCCCTGATGTCATCCTTCGTAAAACCTGTTTCAATCAGCAAGCTTCGGACTCCATTTTCCCTCGCCGCCTTGGCTCCCGGGCGGTGGTCAGTCAGGTCATCCACATTCGCTCCGTCCAGCACGGCGGCGATCCCTTCTTTTCCGGCTATTTCCGATAGTTTGCCGAAAAGCTCCCCCTTGCAGAAGTAGCAACGGTTGACCGGGTTTTCCGCGAACCCGTCTATCTC
This region of Nitrospinota bacterium genomic DNA includes:
- the larE gene encoding ATP-dependent sacrificial sulfur transferase LarE, which translates into the protein MSSVIAEAQSALNNKLEKLEAEIRKLGSVLVAFSGGVDSSFLLKTAHDTLSKTGGRALGVTARSSTYPAREFEEAVKIAGLIGAEHMVIVSEELEIDGFAENPVNRCYFCKGELFGKLSEIAGKEGIAAVLDGANVDDLTDHRPGAKAARENGVRSLLIETGFTKDDIRALSKEMGLPTWDKPSFACLASRFPYGTQITNEKLTMVDRAEEFLRKLGFAQLRVRHHGEVARIELDAAQMAKAIEPAASRLIYGKLKEIGFKYVALDIAGYRTGSMNEGMKAEKTR